In a genomic window of Vigna angularis cultivar LongXiaoDou No.4 chromosome 6, ASM1680809v1, whole genome shotgun sequence:
- the LOC108343893 gene encoding GRF1-interacting factor 1, whose protein sequence is MQQHLMQMQPLMAAYYPNNVTTDHIQQYLDENKSLILKIVESQNSGKLSECAENQARLQRNLMYLAAIADSQPQPPTMPGQYPPGGMMQQGAHYMQAQQAQQMTPQQLMAARSSHLYAQQPYSALQQQQVMHSQLGGSSGLHMLQSEGSNVNVGSGSSTLGGSGGFPDFVRGSTGEGLHGRSMLGGSGKQDIGGSGDGRGGSSGEGGESLYLKSAEDGN, encoded by the exons ATGCAGCAGCACCTGATGCAGATGCAGCCCTTGATGGCAGCCTATTACCCCAACAACGTCACCACTGATCACATTCAGCAG TACCTGGATGAGAACAAGTCCTTAATCCTGAAGATTGTTGAAAGCCAGAATTCTGGCAAGCTGAGCGAGTGTGCCGA GAATCAAGCAAGGCTACAGAGAAATCTAATGTACTTGGCAGCAATAGCAGATTCTCAGCCCCAACCACCCACCATGCCTGGTCAG TACCCTCCTGGTGGGATGATGCAGCAGGGAGCACACTACATGCAGGCTCAACAAGCTCAGCAGATGACACCACAGCAGCTAATGGCTGCACGGTCCTCCCATTTGTACGCCCAGCAGCCATACTCAGCACTTCAACAGCAGCAAGTGATGCATAGCCAACTGGGGGGAAGTTCAGGACTGCACATGCTGCAAAGTGAAGGGAGCAATGTGAATGTGGGATCTGGCAGTTCAACATTAGGAGGTTCTGGAGGGTTTCCTGACTTTGTCCGCGGCTCCACCGGAGAGGGTTTGCATGGAAGAAGCATGCTCGGTGGAAGTGGCAAGCAGGATATCGGTGGCTCAGGTGATGGCAGAGGGGGAAGCTCAGGTGAAGGAGGTGAAAGCCTTTACCTGAAGTCTGCTGAAGATGGAAACTAG